CCTTTTGTATCCGGACAATTTTTCATTTGCTTGCCCCGCTCACTTTTCAAACCGCTTCTCCAGTTCCTTGGCCAGCCACTTGCCGCATTTCCAAATATCACCGGCGCCCATGGTGATGACAAGGTCATCCGGTTGAACGCGCTTGAGCAAATACGCCTGCACCGCTTCCTTGGTCGGAATATAGGTGACGTTGGGGTTGCTGTTTTCCCGGATCAACGCGGCGAGTTTTTCCGAACTTACGCCTTCGATCTGCTTTTCCCCGGCGGGAGAATAAATATCGGTCAAAACCACTTCGTCGGCTTCGCCAAAAGCCCGGCTGAATTGGTCCAACAGGAAAAAAGTGCGCGTGTACCGCTGCGGCTGGAATACGGCGATAATCCGTTTTCCCGTCGCTTTGGCGGCGCTGATTGTCGCCTGGATTTCCGTCGGATGGTGCGCGTAATCGTCAATGACAAGAATGCCGGCGGTCTCCCCCAAAACCTGAAAACGCCGCTTTGCTCCGCGGAATTCCCGAATGGCCGCGGCAATTTGCGGAAATTCAAGTCCCGCCTCCAGGCAGGCGATGACGGTTGCCAGCGCATTGTAAACATTATGCCTTCCCGGAATGGACAGTGCGATTTCGCCTAGCATGCGCCCTTTATGATGAACCGTAAACACCGCCTTGCGATCCCCCAGCCTGATATTCCGCGCGGTAAAATCGGCGTCCGTATCAATGCCGTAAGTGATGACCGGCGGCCGCAAAGCCGGGAGCATCGTTCGCAAGTGAACATCGTCAAGGCAGACAATCGCCTTTCCGCCCGTTTTCACCTGGTTCAGAAATTTGGCGTACGCATCTTTCAACTTGTTGAAATCGCCGTCGTAATTTTCCAGGTGGTCCGCTTCAATGTTGGTCACAACCGCCAAGTAGGGATGATACTGCAAAAACGATCCGTCGCTTTCATCCGCTTCCGCGACCACATAATCGCCGTTGCCCGCTTTCGCGTTGCTGCCGACATTCATGATCTCGCCGCCGATAATGTAGGTGGGGTCCTGAGCGCAATTTTCCATCACCAATGCGATCATGGACGAAGTTGTCGTTTTGCCGTGCGCTCCGGCTATGGCAATGCCTTTTTTCACATTCATGATTTTGGCCAGCATTTCCGAACGGTGAATGATCGGAATGCGCCATTTTTCCGCGGCGGTCATCTCCACGTTGTCTTTGGAAAGCGCGGTCGAATAGACGACCATATCCGCGCCCTTCACATTTTCCGCTTCATGGCCGATAAACACTTGCGCGCCTTTGGCTTTCAGCTTTTCCGTCAATTCCTGCTGGGCGACATCCGAGCCGGAGACGGTATATCCCATTTCCAATAAAACATTCGCGATTGCGCTCATGCCGTAGCCGCCTATGCCGATAAAATGCACATGCTCAAGCGTGTTCAAATTCCGCTCACCAACCTTTTTCGCAATCCGCTTTTCCCGTCAAACATGCCCGAACGTCCGCAACCATATACAGCGTGCCGGTTACAACCGCCAAATCGCGCTCGCCCGTATGGGCCTGCAACAATTCTAGCGCTTTTCGCCAATCGGGTTCGACGCTCATGGCAAATGATTCCCGGCATAATTCCGGCTCAAGCTCCCGCACAATCGCGGCGAATTCGGCGGCGGGCTTTTTCCGGTGATAGTCGGGCTCCGTCACGATCAATGTATCCACCAAAGGTAGTATATGCCTTAGGAATTCGCGATGATTCTTATTTGCCACCATCCCGACCATCAGCCGCAATTTCTCATAGCGATACACGTTTTTTAGCGTCTTGGCGAGCGCTTCCGCGCCTTCCGGGTTGTGCGCGCCATCCAGCAAAATTCGCGGATTTTGCGCGATCATCTCGAGTCTGCCTTTCCATTTTGTCGCCCGCATGCCTTCACGTATATTTTCCTCGTCGACGACAACGGCGTAATACTGCCTAAGCACTTCAAGCGTCATGAGCGCTACCGCGGCGTTTTCCACCTGATGCAGGCCGTTCATGGTGATCATAACGCCCGGCAGGCTGCGAAACGGACAGGCGAAAGCAAATGACTGCTCGTTTTCTTTTGTATCATTCGTACGCCAGGAAAATTCCCGCCCGGCCAAATACAACGTGCTTTTCTTTTGCCTGGCCGCTTCGGCGATGGCCGCAACCGCCTCGGGCTGCGACGCCGCGCTGACCACAGGGACGCCGGATTTGATGATGCCGGCTTTTTCCGCGGCAACTTGCGCAAGTGTTTCACCCAACACATCCATATGGTCGTGGCCGATATTGGTGATGACGGAAACAAGCGGATAAACAATGTTCGTGCAATCCAGTCTTCCCCCCAATCCGGCTTCCCAAACGACAAAATCGGGATATGCGTGCCGCGCGAAATATACAAGCGCAAGTGTTGTGGTGACTTCAAACATGGTGAGCGGACCCAATTCTCCCTCGGCGATTTCGTCCGCCAGCGGTTTGATTTGATTGGCAATTTGCAGCAAGACGGATTCCGCAATATGTTCGCCGTTCACACAAATTCTGTCCGTATATTGCTCGATGTATGGCGAATTGAAGGTACCGACGCTAAAACCGGCTTGCCGCAAAACTTCGGCAATATATGCGCACACCGAGCCTTTGCCGTTTGTACCGGCCACATGGATGAATTTCAAGCTGCGCTCCGGATGGTTCAGTTTGTCCATCAGCCAATTCATCCGCTTAAGCCCCGGCCTGATGCCAAAAGGAACCAGACCTGTGATCCACCGCACAGCTTCTTCATAGGTTTGAAAATATGTTTGTTGCGCCGTTTCCGACTTACCCATCTGTCACCCATTCCTTCTAACAAAATCTGCGCATTATACGGATTTGAGTTCCGCGATCCGGGCAAGCACTTTTTCGCGTTTGCCGGTATAATCAAGATGTTTGGCGCGTTCCTCCGCTACCACTTTTGCCGGCGCCTTGGCGACAAAATTTTCGTTGGCCAGCTTCTTGGAAACACGCTCCACTTCGAATGTCAGTGTTTCCAATTCTTTTTCCAGCCTTTCAATTTCCTGGGCGATGTCGATCAACCCGGAGAGCGGGAAGAACAGTTCCACACCGCTTATTACCGCCGTTACAGCTTTGTCCGGGGCGCTAAGCGCCGTATCGACGACAAGCGTCGACGTGTTGGCAAAACGGCGAATATATTCTTCATTTTGCCGAATCAGCTGCCAAACTTCCGCGTTCTCCGGCTTCAGCATCAGCCCGATCTTTTTGCCCATCGGCACGTTAACCTCGGCGCGAACGTTGCGGACGGAACGGATAATCTCCTTTAACAGCTCCATTTCCCGGAACGCCGCGGCATCCTCGCGGTTTGCTTCCACTTTCGGCCACGCGGCCAACACCAGCGTTTCGCCTTCATGCGGCAAATGCTGCCAGATTTCTTCCGTGAGAAACGGCATGAACGGATGCAGCATGCGCAAAATGCCGTCCAGCACATGCACGAGCACGGAGCGGACCGTGTTTTTTGCCGCCGCGTCTTCGCCGTACAAGCGCAGCTTGGAAAATTCGATATACCAGTCGCAAAAATCGTCCCAGATAAAATCATACAAAATGCGGCCGGTTTCGCCGAATTCGTAACTGTCCAACAGTCGCGTAACGTCGCGCACCGTCTCGTTCAACCGGTGCAAAATCCACCGGTCGGAAACATCCAGCGGGCCGGCCAAGGCCATGTCTTGCCGGGAAAATCCGTCCAGGTTCATGAGCACAAAGCGCGAGGCGTTCCAGATCTTGTTGGCGAAATTGCGCGCCTGTTCCACCTTTTCCCAATGGAAACGCAAATCCTGCCCCGGCGTGCTGCCGGTGGAAATCATATAGCGCATCGCGTCGGCGCCGTATTTTTCAATCACCTCGAGCGGATCGACTCCGTTGCCGAGCGATTTGGACATTTTCCGCCCCTTTGCATCGCGGACAAGTCCGTGAATCAGCACATCCCTGAACGGAATGCGGCCGGTAAATTCCAACGCGCTGAAAATCATCCGCGCTACCCAGAAATAAATAATGTCGTAGCCGGTCACAAGCACGTCGGTAGGATAATAGCGCGCCATATCCTCCGTTTTGTTCGGCCACCCGAGTGTCGAAAACGGCCACAGCGCCGAACTGAACCACGTGTCCAGCACATCTTCATCCTGGCGAATCCGCTCGCTGCCGCAATGCGCGCAAACGGCCGGGTCGTGCCTTGACACCGTCGTTTCCCCGCAAGCGTCGCAATACCAGGCGGGAACGCGATGCCCCCACCATAGCTGGCGGGAGATGCACCAATCGCGCACATTTTCGATCCAATGCAAATATATCTTTTCAAACCGGTCCGGCACAAAATGAACGCCGTCGCCTGATTGCTGTGCCTTAATTGCCGCTTCGGCGAGCGGCTTCATCCTGACAAACCACTGCGTCGACAAATACGGCTCGATGACGACGCCGGTGCGATCGCTGTGACCTACCTGATGAACATGCTCTTCAATCCGGATCAAAACGCCCTGCTCCTGCAAATCCTTGACAATCCGCTCGCGGCATTCGAAGCGATCCAATCCTTTGTAAGGACCCGCATTCTCGTTCATTTTGCCGGCCTCGTCCATTACGAGCACCTGCGGCAAAGCATGGCGAAGGCCTACTTCAAAATCGTTCGGATCGTGCGCCGGCGTAATCTTGACGGCGCCGCTGCCGAACTCTTTCTCCACGTATTCGTCGGCAATAATCGGAATTTCCCGGCCAATGACGGGAAGCACGATCGTTTTTCCGACAAGATGCCGATAGCGCTCGTCATCGGGATGGACGGCAACCGCCGTATCGCCGAGCATCGTTTCCGGACGGGTGGTGGCGACCACGATATGGCCGCTGCCGTCTTTTAGCGGATATTTGAGATGATACAAATGGCCTTTCAGCTCTTTGTATTCCACTTCGATATCGGATAAAGCGGTGCGCGCCGCCGGATCCCAGTTGATGATATATTTGCCGCGGTAAATCAGCCCCTTTTCATACAGCCGGACAAACACTTCGCGGACGGCTTGCGACAAGCCCTCGTCCAACGTAAACCGCTCGCGGCTATAGTCAAGCGACAGCCCGATTTTCGCCCATTGCGAACGAATCGTGTCGGCATATTGCGCTTTCCACTTCCAGACTTCTTCCAGAAATTTTTCCCGCCCCAGGTCGTAGCGGCTTACGCCTTCATTGCGCAGCTTTTTTTCCACCACTGTCTGCGTGGCGATGCCCGCATGGTCGGTGCCGGGAAGCCAAAGGGCGTCGTAGCCCTGCATCCGTTTTGCCCTAACGATAATATCCTGCAGGGTAAAATCGAGCGCATGGCCGATATGCAGCATGCCGGTCACATTCGGTGGCGGAATGACGATCGTAAACGGTTTGGCGTTTTTTCTCGCCCCCGCTTTGAAATACTCGCCTTTTAACCAATAATCGTACCATTTGCTTTCGGATCGCCTGGGATCGTAAGTGGTGGGCAGTTCATTGCCCGTCGGATTTTGTTGTTCCTT
This region of Bacilli bacterium genomic DNA includes:
- a CDS encoding valine--tRNA ligase, producing the protein MTEKEQQNPTGNELPTTYDPRRSESKWYDYWLKGEYFKAGARKNAKPFTIVIPPPNVTGMLHIGHALDFTLQDIIVRAKRMQGYDALWLPGTDHAGIATQTVVEKKLRNEGVSRYDLGREKFLEEVWKWKAQYADTIRSQWAKIGLSLDYSRERFTLDEGLSQAVREVFVRLYEKGLIYRGKYIINWDPAARTALSDIEVEYKELKGHLYHLKYPLKDGSGHIVVATTRPETMLGDTAVAVHPDDERYRHLVGKTIVLPVIGREIPIIADEYVEKEFGSGAVKITPAHDPNDFEVGLRHALPQVLVMDEAGKMNENAGPYKGLDRFECRERIVKDLQEQGVLIRIEEHVHQVGHSDRTGVVIEPYLSTQWFVRMKPLAEAAIKAQQSGDGVHFVPDRFEKIYLHWIENVRDWCISRQLWWGHRVPAWYCDACGETTVSRHDPAVCAHCGSERIRQDEDVLDTWFSSALWPFSTLGWPNKTEDMARYYPTDVLVTGYDIIYFWVARMIFSALEFTGRIPFRDVLIHGLVRDAKGRKMSKSLGNGVDPLEVIEKYGADAMRYMISTGSTPGQDLRFHWEKVEQARNFANKIWNASRFVLMNLDGFSRQDMALAGPLDVSDRWILHRLNETVRDVTRLLDSYEFGETGRILYDFIWDDFCDWYIEFSKLRLYGEDAAAKNTVRSVLVHVLDGILRMLHPFMPFLTEEIWQHLPHEGETLVLAAWPKVEANREDAAAFREMELLKEIIRSVRNVRAEVNVPMGKKIGLMLKPENAEVWQLIRQNEEYIRRFANTSTLVVDTALSAPDKAVTAVISGVELFFPLSGLIDIAQEIERLEKELETLTFEVERVSKKLANENFVAKAPAKVVAEERAKHLDYTGKREKVLARIAELKSV
- the murC gene encoding UDP-N-acetylmuramate--L-alanine ligase, which gives rise to MNTLEHVHFIGIGGYGMSAIANVLLEMGYTVSGSDVAQQELTEKLKAKGAQVFIGHEAENVKGADMVVYSTALSKDNVEMTAAEKWRIPIIHRSEMLAKIMNVKKGIAIAGAHGKTTTSSMIALVMENCAQDPTYIIGGEIMNVGSNAKAGNGDYVVAEADESDGSFLQYHPYLAVVTNIEADHLENYDGDFNKLKDAYAKFLNQVKTGGKAIVCLDDVHLRTMLPALRPPVITYGIDTDADFTARNIRLGDRKAVFTVHHKGRMLGEIALSIPGRHNVYNALATVIACLEAGLEFPQIAAAIREFRGAKRRFQVLGETAGILVIDDYAHHPTEIQATISAAKATGKRIIAVFQPQRYTRTFFLLDQFSRAFGEADEVVLTDIYSPAGEKQIEGVSSEKLAALIRENSNPNVTYIPTKEAVQAYLLKRVQPDDLVITMGAGDIWKCGKWLAKELEKRFEK
- a CDS encoding folylpolyglutamate synthase/dihydrofolate synthase family protein, with amino-acid sequence MGKSETAQQTYFQTYEEAVRWITGLVPFGIRPGLKRMNWLMDKLNHPERSLKFIHVAGTNGKGSVCAYIAEVLRQAGFSVGTFNSPYIEQYTDRICVNGEHIAESVLLQIANQIKPLADEIAEGELGPLTMFEVTTTLALVYFARHAYPDFVVWEAGLGGRLDCTNIVYPLVSVITNIGHDHMDVLGETLAQVAAEKAGIIKSGVPVVSAASQPEAVAAIAEAARQKKSTLYLAGREFSWRTNDTKENEQSFAFACPFRSLPGVMITMNGLHQVENAAVALMTLEVLRQYYAVVVDEENIREGMRATKWKGRLEMIAQNPRILLDGAHNPEGAEALAKTLKNVYRYEKLRLMVGMVANKNHREFLRHILPLVDTLIVTEPDYHRKKPAAEFAAIVRELEPELCRESFAMSVEPDWRKALELLQAHTGERDLAVVTGTLYMVADVRACLTGKADCEKGW